The segment aatggcaATGAAAAATTGTTATGAgtacaaataaaagtgatgcactgatgcccgagaaacatttcactttttttatatAGCCTTATCACAGAATTTGACTTCCTCAGATTCCATTTGAACATAACACTGCTACTCTGTGGCCTGTAAACCTACACACATTTATTACCAAAACATACCATACCATTTCTGCTTGGGTCCCCGTATTCTCTCCAACTCCTCTTGTCTCTTCAGTTCCAGCAACCTGTCCTCCTCCATCCTCAGTCTCTCCATCCGCAGCCGGGCCAGCTCAGTTTGATAAGGCGTCAGAGTTATCAGGTTCACTGCCGATGCTGGGGTAACAAAAACATATGAGCATACTTGGTATAACTGTGAGTGCCAAAGACACAGTTACATTCATTATGATATGGCTAAAGTTCCAGAGTCTGTGGTGCAGACTCAAGGGTAGTACTCTTTTCTATCCCTGTCATCTGTAGGAGTACCtgtctgaatatatgtaatgcAGAGTGACACAATTGTATATCATATTCCtttgaagtgagtgagcgacTGAGTGATACAGGGAGCAAGTGGGCATGTGTTCATGCGTGTATGCATGCTTGTTGGggtttatgtcacttttaacaatattccagtaatatctgggtgagggacaccaggaatggacttcttacattgtacccatgtaggcaaTCAACCCCCAGTCCCCAGCATGATAGGTGATTACTTTAAACATAAGGCATCCGACCTCCCGTGTTGGTGTGTAATTCAATGCTCACAACCATGTCATTCACATAGTTTTCAATCTGGTTTTTAGGTTATATCTTTATCAACTCAAAAAATATTAAAGCTAATTCTTAAACACCAGTCATTAATATGATAgattttgaacattttgaatGAAGAAATAAAAACTAAACACAAAGAGCACACTTAATTATCTTTCATGTAGATTGCATAAAAGAACTGTACAAATCTCAAATGATGTTTTACTACAAAGTGCATTTTCATAACTTGCTGAGGTTCAACTTTAGCTTACCAATACTTGGGGCCTCATTCGCCATGAAGTGCATATCATCTTGAttcttgtattcagtgttaCCAAGAAGCTCATCTGCTCTTGCTGCTGACTTTGCTCTTTTAGATTTCTTCAAAATCCCAGTTTTTGACAGTAACTTTGATGACCCAGACTTGACAATTGCGGTGGATGGCACAGGAGCcgctgtctgcctgtctgctgctTGTAGGTAATATGCTGCACCCAGTGTAACAGGAAAATATCGAGATGCAAGGGCATCTTCATTGGCCAGAGCCTTATAAGCCATTTCTCTCTGCACCTGGCTGTCTGAAGCCATTTCCTGATCCACTAATGCCCCAAGTGTTCCAGCTGTTTTATGTACAGGTGAAGTTGACCTTGATGGCCGGAGGTATGTCGGAGACATATGGACTGGACTTGTGTACCATTGTGATTCCTCTCTTGACCGTGGCCTGCCATCATAGGAATCTTCCAAATCTAAGTTTCGATGCATTAAATGAGCTAACTCAGCCTCTGTAGCACTTGTATGTAAACTGCTGTGGAAATCTTTAGATTGAGATAAGCTTGATGCTTCTGAATCTTTTCCAAGTAGGGTTTGTTTTAAACTACTGCTCACTCTGTTAAGATTATGACTCATACTTCTTAATGACTGTGAAAATTTCTTGTTGTCATAATTGTCATGGTAACAGTCTGGAGAATACCTTCCTATTCCACTTGTTGTGGTAGTCAGTTGGCTGTTGCTAAGATATCCAGGTCTGGACCTGAAAAGATAAACTGGAATTATACTTGTTCTATGTTCAGATATTTCTGTCAGTTGCATGTCAGACACTAGTAAAGTAGCAAATAGTTCTTCTTAATGTCAGTTCTCCAAGGTCAGTGAATATTATTTTAGGATAAATGTTGGTTTCTGAGTGAGCAATGTAAAATCTTTATCTCTGACAttagcagtttgtaaatatttcatgtgagcGAGGTTTGTATACATTAATACCAGTGAGTAAATGAATTTTACACCAATCTGGCCAGTATCCTGGTGATATCAAGCATGTTGACTTGATGTAGGGGGAATGTTTGAAGTGGGTAGATCTGATCCTTCTCACTTTGGAAAAACCTGCATGAAGCTGGCAAGCCTAGAAACATACACTCACAATGACACATCTCTGGCAAGTCCCAGCGATGCAATCATCTCAGTTTCTATGACAATCATCTGTGCTATTTAGCTAAGGTCATTAGGTATGATCAGAAAAGTTgtcatgtacaagtatttgtTATCAGATATATTTCTTAAGTATTTAAATTTCAAGTAATTACAAGACTTTTTAGGACCAAGATCTATTATGGATAAATATTCTTTGTTTTATTATTCTTTGAAACACAAAATTTTGGGGTCATTTCTGACCCCTTCATCAGGTTGACCTGATGAAATGTTATGGGGTCATTTCAGGTGaacctgatgaaggggtctgaaatgaTCACAAAACGTTGTGTTTCAAggaattgaaaaaaacaacaacaggacTTATCCTTAAGAGATCTTTGTCatatatacaacttctaaatgttgCGAAAAGACAAGAGTTTTTATGATACTCCCATGTCACAAATATGTAAAGACTTTACTTTCTGACAGTCAGTTTTGATGAAATAAGTAAGTTGGGCTTAAAGCCTCTTTTATCTGAATTCTACTTCTGATAAAGAAAACATACAAATGTTTTCCTGTTTTGTGCAGTTAGAGTTCTTTCtcaaataatcaagtttgtTGCCATCATTATCTGTCTTACACTTGTTACAGCATGGCAAAATGTATTtcttgtacatatattttatgtgtttttcaaaaatcataaaaaaatgcatGAGTTGGTTATTACTGctaaaacaacataaataaaCCAACACCCTATTACTCTAAACCTTTAACAATTTTGAAAGGCATATTTCCATACCTGAATGCTACAGCTATTTAGCATTCTACTTCTTCTATCATAACAAATAATGTCATTAAGTATTTTTATATAATGAGTGCTGATTACAATTTAAGGCCTAGAAATGATGAGTCTGTTTaataaactatcattaaaatattagcACAGTTCATTACATGGTTATGAGAGGGTAGTgcaaagaaagggacagccaggtttGCGAGAAAGGGTGGGGATGGCACGGCACAAGGGAAGAGAGTTCAATAACTTTGTTGGCACTTATGCATGAGCCTCTTCAAACAGACTCACAAGAAATCCCTTTTTTTGTGGCGTAAACAGAGATAAAACACAGTAATCACATTTGATGTTGCTTGTCtgttttatgaaaatgattGTGCCAGAGAAATTTATTTTGACTAACtggcaataaaaaaaatatgttttgagcaATGGTCAAATACGGGTGTCAACCACTTGGTACCATCATGATGAATGATTTCCTATTTTCCTTCCTGAACTTGGTGCTTTGAATACTGTGACTACCCTATAAAGTCTTGTTCACACTTGTTTTGATGTGACCGCCGTTCTATCGACGTTCTATCGACGTGGGTCATGGAGCCCAGAAACTGCAAATATTCACGTGCAATGTGACTGGGAAATAAGCATACCAGTACGAAGGAGATTTTCCCCGGAGGACGAAATCAGGGTCGGGATTCATTGTCGCTGAGTTTTCCTCAGACCCAGCTGTCACACTTTCAGAACAGAGAAGTCGACATTGTTTACGGAAGTTAGCTATGCTAGATACAACGCATGCGTATTATCAAATTTCCTGTATCAATAACCGGAAGTTGAATTTGCTAGCGTGCAGAGTTGCTAGTGGTGGTAGTCTTTGCTGGACAAGGGATCAAAGAGCGAAAGTAAAGAAAGACGAAAATGGCAGATCCTGAGAGATTTGACGGGATGCTTCTCGGCATGGCCTCACAATGTGAAGGCGGTGTCCAAGAGGTAAGATCACATAATGCTGCTCATTATGGGGTAAATTCGCATAACAAGTCTCGAAATCCTGCGACGCCGGTGAATACATGATTGATGATATTAATCTAGACTAAGTTACGTTCTGGAAACTTCTACAGTAATGCAGACGGAATAGACGCCTCATCAAAGCTAAGATCATGACCAAAACCAGTGTGACAACCAAGCGAATAATGTTATCTGAAATGGTGTAAGTACTGTAGCGCGAAGTGTACAATCACACGTGATTTAACTGACGTACGTTTTCTTACATAGACACATGATGTGACATACTGTGTCTAGAAACAAGCACCCCTTCACTACCGAGCATCTCTTTACCTTCCTTAGTGATTGTGTCAATCACTTGATATCTTCAATTTAGGTGAGAGGAATTAGTTTCGACGTCTTAGATACACTTTCTTGTGCTACCTTACCCCCTGAGAATGAACGCAGTGCTCGAAAGACtgtgcttgtttgaaatgtaataaaGGAAAATTCCGCTTTTACACAGTGTaacattttcggaaattttcagACAGCCAGCCGTCTgatcattgcttacaatagcTCAACACGCTTATATTATCATGTTCAAGGGAAGAGTATTGTAGCAAGAATTGGCAAATTAGATAAaagatacaatgcaatcatttgatagACGTacttcataagaaactgtcaaagtaTCCGTGCAGCGTGATACCATGACTGACGCAGAACGGCAACAGTACTTattggcatttctggcttcaTCCGTCatgtaaacaataaaaacacataacaatGCACAGATAGttagaataattctgattacttacatcacACATTTATTTATAAAAAATCCCCGAATCAAAGAAagaggtcggttgaacaagagtaaacacaatggccacATCATTCTGattgtactgtcagtattgtgatgtatatttgtgtatcattcagttatattttcatgaaactaatttcagtatcaACATATGTCCTTGtttaacatcatatcatatgtggatacaGGGtgtgcgtttttattctttgaaagcgtttgattgtttgaataattttTACATGGAAAATTACCTCAATAAGTGTAccataccacattttaagcctctacacaagtgttagaagatcactcatagccattactgcaacatgtgctttagttcatgtgatgtacaatattcatcacaatattgcagtttcacatGAACCTTATAAGTAGAActcataatattaatgaaaatgatttgttcattttatattatgaaatgtataggcacacatatttaGAGAAATTGTCCCATcacaatattgcagtttcatacgGACAGGTTAACAAGCAGTGATTTACTTCAACTTTATAAGTAAAACTCATAATATTAATGGAAATAATAtgtaaatgttatgaaatgtataggcacacatatttaagGAATTGTCCCGTTCATTGCATTCATTTGTGTCTGTTTTTGTAGACAAAACGTCTCTCCAtgtgttacattgacctaatgtaaacatggtaaagCATAGCAGAGCTTTGttcccttatctttatacgtgcatgacctatCTGTTGACATTTCATGCCAGAGAAGAAaattatttttgacatttatcgCAGGCCATTTTTAGTTTTGAGGGTATAAATATTCTATTGTTGTGCATTagtatttcatatacacttaatGTCGTTCAGACATCAGACTGCATtctcttcgctcacacttttcgTAAAGATAAACAAGTGAAAAAAATCGTAgtagagtgcttttattggtgcatgataaaaaccagagaaatttactgttttttaatgcacacaaatgtttgcgacaacatttagcagtgtttaTTTCTCAACCCCCTGAGGCAGTCGCAGTTTTATTTATACCAacagataggaaattaaatattctacatttgtgtgtaattttatagccatACACAGTTCCAGGACCACGTGAGTGCTATTCTTGCACAACAGTCACTTTTCAAACGCTACGAAAATGTGTGCCTAAAAAAAACCTCGG is part of the Haliotis asinina isolate JCU_RB_2024 chromosome 6, JCU_Hal_asi_v2, whole genome shotgun sequence genome and harbors:
- the LOC137288186 gene encoding uncharacterized protein isoform X2 — encoded protein: MNPDPDFVLRGKSPSYWSRPGYLSNSQLTTTTSGIGRPRSREESQWYTSPVHMSPTYLRPSRSTSPVHKTAGTLGALVDQEMASDSQVQREMAYKALANEDALASRYFPVTLGAAYYLQAADRQTAAPVPSTAIVKSGSSKLLSKTGILKKSKRAKSAARADELLGNTEYKNQDDMHFMANEAPSIASAVNLITLTPYQTELARLRMERLRMEEDRLLELKRQEELERIRGPKQKWYEMKTPEFHYEAHKNNQLIRSRDKWQDLMTYREELSRASDDFHRSWDSPLTA
- the LOC137288186 gene encoding uncharacterized protein isoform X1, with translation MNPDPDFVLRGKSPSYWSRPGYLSNSQLTTTTSGIGRYSPDCYHDNYDNKKFSQSLRSMSHNLNRVSSSLKQTLLGKDSEASSLSQSKDFHSSLHTSATEAELAHLMHRNLDLEDSYDGRPRSREESQWYTSPVHMSPTYLRPSRSTSPVHKTAGTLGALVDQEMASDSQVQREMAYKALANEDALASRYFPVTLGAAYYLQAADRQTAAPVPSTAIVKSGSSKLLSKTGILKKSKRAKSAARADELLGNTEYKNQDDMHFMANEAPSIASAVNLITLTPYQTELARLRMERLRMEEDRLLELKRQEELERIRGPKQKWYEMKTPEFHYEAHKNNQLIRSRDKWQDLMTYREELSRASDDFHRSWDSPLTA